Below is a window of Arabidopsis thaliana chromosome 2, partial sequence DNA.
AGCATGTTCATGAATTATTCATCATTTCTCCACAACTAACATAGTCATTGAAATCATTTCTGAAACTGTATTTCACAcgaaaataaaaccaaactagaATAGCAATCCAAgaactgaaaccaaaaaaagaaaaagagaatccCACAAGAGTTTATGTTGCAAGTAGCAACCGAGGTAACTAGTTTGTTTTCCACTTTGTTCTTCACTTAATCGAAACGCCAGCAATGCCAGACGCCAAGTAATCAGAACGATGAGTGTTTGGAGCGGTCAGATTTGTCTTGGATGATTTCAGAACTTCAAACGCTTCATCAACTCTAACAGCCAAGTCTTCTGGTGATTTCAGCAAAAGAAGCAATTCCGACTTGTCCATTTCCAGAAGCATCCCTGTGATTTTGTTTGCAAGCTGGGGCTGCAAAAGAATGATAAGTACAGTCACTGAATATGAATATAGTGTTAATCAACATTACCAATCGTATGTGACTATTTACATAATGATCAGATTCAAGAACACCAACCTCCAGTTTCTCGACAAGAGGGTGTAGCAACTCTCCGAGCAATTGCATCTCCATCCCAACTGTTTCAGACTGTCTCTGTTGGAttgatttcttcatttctttccCACGACCATAGGTTCTGCTATGCTGCATATGCTTTACAAAAGTTATAATTTGAACCTCTTACGCAAGGTATATGGTAATAAGTAAACCAAATTACCTGCTGCTTCGAAAAATCTCTTGACAAAGGAAGCATTTGAGTAGACTGATACACATTTGGCACATACGAAACAGCATTCCTATCCAACTTTCCTATTCTGTTCTGCCTATTCTTACTTGGCGCATTAGCAACCTACCAGATATCTTTGTGTCAAACATTATCATTATGAATATTCTTTCGATATATAGTAATTCTAAGAATATATACCATTGGGGGATATGTGACTGCTTCAGAGTTTGGGTATGATGAACCAATCATGTTAGCAGACTTCCACATCAGCGGGTATGATTGATATACCATCCCGGGATGAGTGTTTGTGTAGTAAAGTGGAGCGTATGTCCCTGGATTGACAGAAGCTGAAGAGCTGCTTTTTCTAGCTTCCACACGGTTCCCAAATTGAACCTGTAACTGCATCTTTCTGTCCTCTTTCTTTTGAGCAATAGCCACATATAGTGGTTTCCCGTGAAACATTTGCCCTACGAAgcatgaaagaaaataatcatatgATAAGATGAACCAAGAGCTATGTCATAATTCCATTTATATACCAACAAATTATGATCATGCGGCTTACCATGAAAGGTTTTCACAGCATCAATAGCTTCTTCAGGTGTTGAGAAGCACACAAATCCAAACCCCTTGCTTTTTCCTTTCTCATCACACATCAGCTTTGTCGAAGTGATTGTGCCACATTGACTGAAGTGTTTTCTCAGCTCCTCCTCAGTAACAGCAACATTGACGTTTTTCACATATATGTTTGACACCTTcaattcagaaagaaaaacagtcAACCATCAGAATAATATCATATCAAAGTATCAAACTAACAAAGGTTTTCATAATACCTTGGCTATCATCTTCTGTTCTTCATGTTTCTCTTTAAATTGTTCCCTTAGCAGTTGCTCCCGTTCTGCTTTCTTTTGCGCCCTTCCTACATATAGACACTTCGAACCtatcaagcagaaacaaaggGTTAAATAACTTGGGGAAGACTTAAGTGAATATTATTGTCCGAGGAAAGAAACAGATCCGTCAGACCAAATTTTGTTCCATTCACTGTTTCAGCTGCCCGTCTTGCATCCTCTGGGTTGTCAAAGTTGACAAATGCATATCCTCTACATAATCGGTTCTCATCTTTTGCAATTGCTAGGCTAACAATTTTCCCAAACTCTGCAAACTTTTCCCTTAAAAGATCCTCACTGACATCTGCATCGAGATTCTTCATGTACAAGTTCGTGTACTTTTCCTCAGGTTTCACTCGATCAGTCTTTTTCATGAATTTTCCAACATAGCTGCATAAAAAAATTCCAGAGATTCAGATTTGGAAACCATTGGTAGAACATAATGGTAGAAGCAGATATCTCATCCAAAGACACAAATCGTGGAACAAGTAAGTAGGAAAGCCTTACATCTCCTTGTCAGCAACAATGGTACTATTCAAGGTCTGAATAGCAGCATGTGCAGCGTCTTCTTGCTCAAATTGAACAAAACCATATCCCCGACTCTTTCCATCTTCAAGAGTTGCAACCTTACAGGAAACAATGTTCCCAAATTTCTTGAACATATCTTGCAGAACCGCATTGGTGACTGACTCAGGCAAATTCTAgccaaataaaaacaataacattaACAACAGACATTGAGAATATCATCCATCTCTTTGGGTTAAGAGTACTACCTTAACAAAGACATTTCCAACCCCATTTCTCCTAGCATCAGGTGCTCGAACAGACCACATTACTCGAATCATTTTTCCATTCAACaaactgttattttttttctcaatggCAAGGTTAGCTGCAAAGTTGAAGTAAAAGATACTATCAAACAAACTGTCACTAACATCTTTAAACATCAACAACAGGATTCTTTAAACTAAATAGCTCTAATCAAACGTAAATCTCAGTGAAAATATCAGAAATCAAAGGCATAATCAGTTTacaacaaacatcaaaataaGATTCGTCTCCCTTtcacaacaaatcaaagagaaaatcagtgaaagagaagagagtgacATTTTCCCGGGAAAATCGGCCAAATAAACACAGATTCTTCACCGATTATCAATCCAAGTGTGCAATAAGCGAAGCATGATACGAAAACGAAGATAATCAACGAAATTCCTCACAATaacctaaaatccaaacgAAATCGAAGGTATGGAAGAAGAGTATACCGTCTTGACGCGAGAGAAAGTTAGCGTAGCCATAACAGAGAGAGCGACCAGACGAAGCGTCTTTACAGAGACGAACAGAAGTTAAGCTCTTGAACTCGGCGAACGCGTCGTAGAGTATACCTTCGGTGACGGAAGGGTGTAAGTCTCCGACATATAACGACGCCGTCACTGGAGAACTCGATcccgaagaagaagcatccgCCGCATGTAATGCAGCATGAACAGTCGCCATTTTTGCTCTGATACCTCAAAGGAAACACAAACGCACTAAACgacgaaagaaagaaagagagagagggagagaaaaaaagaaagaagatgatgacaaGAATCGCGAAACAAGGCCGTTACGTTAGTCCTCTCCTGAGCTTTATATTATTCCGTTCAGTAGCGTTTTTGTTCTGGTGGCGTTTCGTCGCGACTCGTGCCGTTTCCTTtacatgattttgttttgggggacatttttgtaaaagcaaaatctgaaattttgttACATTTCGGAGTAAGACAGTATTACCCTTATATGCTACTATTAAATTCACGCCCATTTTAGTTTCATAAAACGTGTTATAGAGAATTATCTATTTTAAGTAAAGTTTTGGATAGATTCTTAATTGTAATGCTAAAATGATTTGCTTTGGTAATTGTCGTTTCATCATTCATGCCTGCAATATTATAGTTATAGGCCACAAGTAACCATATTCCTTCACAATGAGACTGATCTACAGTTAAAAGGCACTACTACTACACTACTCTAAAACAAACCCACATAATCTATCAATTTACgtcaaggagaagaagatacaaagaagTAAACCAAATAAGATGCTAAAGAATAATCGTATGAGTATGTCTCTTGTTGAGATGTTCAAACATGGCTGCCCTGAGTTTACAATATCCTTTCCTGAAGTTATCGATACATTCACAGACATTGAACCTGTCAAAACAATGCACAAGTTTATTTCAGATGAAGATAACCGACTACTAGAGTTTCCTATATGACATGACTCTATGATTACACTTACAATCATAGCTTGCCCATCCAATCCGTTGTCGAGCAAGATCATATACAAAGACTTTATCTTTAAGCACAAGATCTGCAAAATAAAACAGGACAGATAAATAAACACTGTTGAAACAAGAAGAGGCGGTAATCAGCAGTTTTTGAAGCTCAATGTCTGACCTCCTAAAATGGTTTGTTCTTCCGGAGCTTTCTGAAAACCAATGCACCACATGGACGCACCATCCTGTTAAGATAGGAGAGGTCAAGTAAGAAGAATACATATAAAAGCAGACTACTTTAATTCTAATAGTTTTATGTACATATAACAAGCAGAAGAACTTACATAGATACCGTAATGAAATAAGTAGTCCTGAGGTCTTAACATCATTGATGCACCACCAGCAAAGTTGAGACTAACTGAAGGAAACATGTCACTTATGCTGCACAAGCACACATAACCATCACAACTCTAATCTTAACTTTGATCTAGAGAGAAAAAGGATTTGAACAATGCAGTTATATATGAGGAGGCATACCTAGTCGAGACCAAATAGCACTGCTCTCCATTAGAAATTATTGGTGTTACCAACTGTGACACGCTGTTTGATATCTGCATataggaaacaaaaaccatcATGATGTGAAAGTCACAACCTCATGCAAAACACACAAGATATACAAAACTTACAGCATTGAGAAAAAGATCATAAGCCTCTTTCACCAGATATGTCAAAGTGGTTCCTGTGTCAACAATAGTTCCACGGGTATTTGATGCTTCAAACACCGCTGCATCGAGTGGCAGCATCTGTCCATTCACGCCAATGCTCAGCAGATTTAAGTTATAGTGAGGTCTGTAGTACGTAATCAAAAGATAAACAGATTCATCAGTATCGCATGCCACTCAACAATTTTATAGAACCAGTTAGAGGCTTAGAGCAGTAAAAGATTGACTCAATCGGGAGGCAATAAATTGTTATGAATGAAACTGGTTAACTCCTGTATTCAATTTACTAAAGAACTACACAATACAGAGAATCTTTGGTTCCTGGCCCAAGTCCCTATCTCAAATCCTAGTAAACATCAGAATGCCCCAGCTGGTTCTGCCAACTTTCTATTTAACCTGTTAGCTCTCTAGTTAATCAACTCAACGATTGTTACTTAGCTGACAACACAGCTACAATCAACTACAAACCACCTCCGCTACATATAATGCTTATGCATTAGACTAAAACAAAGACTTATCACAGTTTCAGGTTGTGCCAGTATAATACAgttaaagaaacaatctaagagtgaaaaattaaaaagaaggaTTAGTGAGCTTACTGTGATGGAACGAGAGGACTGTAAACCATTCCTGGGACCAATATCTCGCCAAGGACAAAGACACCACCTCCACTACCATCTCCTTTCAAGCAATGAGAAAACACTGGCGGCGTAATCCCTCGTGATGACAACTGAGAGACAACTGACAACTTTCCCTTGCCGAAACCAAAGATTCCATCCACTGCTTTGTCTGACTTTGTCAAGTCCCCAGATTGGTAGGTACTACAGCTGTtgcaaatagaagaaaattatGTACAAAGTTTAAGATCTTTAATATGCCATATACTCTACATGCAAAAACATGGCTAGTGTTTGAGTAGAAAAAGTTCTCACCCGAAAACAATGGGAGCAGATGAGTTTGCAACCAAAGACTCTCCCAAAATCGCATCAAAATAGAAGGTGTCAGTCATGTAGTAACCTGAAGTCCCACTTCCATCGCCATAGCGAAAGGAGTAACCACACTGGTTATTCTCAGAACATTGTGCAGCTGTCGTCTGAAAAACTGAAGAACAAATCGGATCTGAACAAGTAACAGAGCCAGCAGTCAAGGAACCAGGAGCATCAAAGAAATGAAGGTCGATCtgaaatgaatttgaaatagaCAAAGGATAAGCCTTTTACACTTGTCTGTGCTAATCCCATTATTTCAGTAAAAAAACTTAGACAAAGCTACTTACTCCAAGTCCACTAGAGTGAGGGCAATTACTGCAAGAACTACAAGTAACCCACAAGATGTCACTTCCAGTATCAATCTGAACATTGAACTCTGTAGGAGGAGAACCTAATTTGACCTTTGTGAAATAAAGCCtaccaagaaacaaaatacagCTACATAtcacaaaagagaagataataAATTCCATTAGAACTCCAATAACAGAGTGTGTGTGCAAATGTGACATACATAGTCATCTTGGAGCTgcaacacaaagaaaaagaaaggagacAAACTCAATAAGATCTCCGTATAGATATCATTTCAAAatctactcttttttttccaattcaAAACCTTCTAATAAAGCATAAGGCAAAATAAAAGCCAAAGGataaaggaacaaaaaaggaaagataataaaaactttgaaaccctaaatctttCAGTTTCATCACAGAATTTAATGAAAACGATCTTAACTCAATCCAATTATGGAAACAAAGGAAAGAAACTTCTGATTTCAgcttaaaactaaaaaaagaaacattccaagatgaaattttttattaccCGACGAGGTAAGGATCGGAAGAGCCTTGAACTGGGAAGTCGACGACGCCGCCAACAGAGCTCTGACGACCACCGCCGAGTAAGATTCGCGCGTGTCTGACACGATCACGCGCTCTAAGTTCACTCAGCTCCACTAGCTCGTCTAGAGGAAAAGCCCTTTGTAAAGGAAGAATCTTGGTCGGACCAGCTGCGTATTTCGCATAGGCCGAAGGTAACGGCGATGCTGCAAAACCAGTCACGGCCAAAGCCACTGCTAGAGCCGCCGCCAACATTAGGGAACGAAGGGTACGCATTCAAGCAGCTCGTGGAGATTATGGTTATATTCCCGATGAAGACACACGTTCCAGAGAGCGACACAAATGCTCGATTCTTCGCATcgagcagagagagagacagaaagAACtgtcagagagagagagagagagagagacgttCTCAAATGTTTTAGCGGAGATAGTGGGGACtaatgaaatttatatattccaaaattattgatttcggtttagtttggtttggttcggtttagtTTCGATTTTATGTTCAAATCTAGttgtttactattttaaattaacGATTGGTATATTGATTCCTCTATctgctttctctgttttactAAATTTCCTCAATTATAGATGCAGAAGATTATGAAATGATAAAATTGAGCATGCAAACCGGgaaattttcttaaacaagGGATCAACCAAATTGTATATTTCCGCTATTATTTATTGTGAGAACTCAAAGTTTCTTATACGCAAATCTTTAGACAAATTTTCTGAGCAGTTTTTAGGGTCAGTGAGGCTTAATATTATTAGTCACCACTCGTAAGACCACCTTCGAATtaactacaaaattatatgaatgAGTAAGTTAAGATATGGTTTacttatattatttaaaattgaCTTGTAGGTGAGTCGTGCTAGTCTTCATGATCCATAAGGACACGTCAAAGAATGAATGAGGCTTTGGTAAATTGTGGTGTGAGTTTCctaaacaaagacaaaaattgGACACATTCCACGTCATCTGAACATAATTGTGCATTTCCACACCCAAACCAGGACGAACCaataacaaaagattcaaaatcagaaagaaCTATAGAAGATTCAGATTCATAGAGCATAACATGATTATGTAATACAATGATATATATTGATCTCGTATATAGATCTCGACTTTTAACCAGTTTTGTTTACTTACACATCGAATTAAGGTcggaagcaaaaaaaacaaaacgtgTAAGTTTGTTTTCAGCCAATAGATGAAGTTTTAGCAGCGAGATGAATCAAAGCCCGTCGATGATACTTGCTTCTTAGCTTTTTGTATTTCTGCACAAATGCAGCTGTGTCAATATCCTTCTCCATAAACTTCTGTTGCAGCTCCTCTGATTCTTCATCCACCTGGTTCATAGCATCTGCGATAAACAAACCCGGGATTGTGTATTAGAAACCGACATGTATCATTTTGTTGTTACACATGAAGGATATTGAGTGAAGCAGCTAATGGTTTTACTTACCTTGAAGTCTATGAAGAAGAGAACCTGGAGAGTAGAATTTGAggatctcttctctttgattctcAAGCTCATTGAGCTTCTCTTGAGCAGTCGCAAGCTCGGATGTACGGATTATTCTGcactgtttttaaaaagattatacAAATGGAGAGAAGTTTCATATACTTAATTAACTCACTCAGAGATTGAATGATATTATTCACTTGGTTTCTGAGCTCCACTATCTGTGGTTCCTTCTCCAAGTTTTCTCCTGTTATATTAGCATGAATGTTTTAGATCTCGCAATATGAATATAATTGTCATCGTCAAAAAAAGTCATACAAGAACTCACTAGCTAGATGTAACGTTTCTTTGCGAAGCTCTTCTCTGATCTAATgaacatataaagaaaaagcaCAAAACTGAATCATCTCAAAAACGTAAATAATGAAGAAGCTACATTTCTTAAGACAATAGATGATTTTTACATCATGTTTCCCACTTACATTGTTTTGAATAGTGACCTGGTCAAGCGAGTGCAGAAACTGTTGATACGCATCCTTGTCAGAGAGAAGCTTCCTAAGCTCATCCACACTAAGAGCAAAACATTTGAAGAACATCATAAATGAGTAATAAGAGTAAGCATACAAGATAACATACCGACAAGTACAGAAATCAATTCCCTTTATATATCTCTGCAAATTAGTAACACAACGCAAAATCACAAGAGACTATCAGCAACCAAACTATCAAAACCACAGAACCAGTAAATCTAGTGTTTGGTCTAGCGTTAATCTAAACTATTCCAAGCCTAAAAGACCATAAATTCATATTAAAGATGACAAGAAATGTGTGACTGTGTGACACAAGAAAACTGTTATACATCATGTACAAAAGAGGCAAACAAGAAGGTATAAGGAAATTGAAGACTAACcttttgtcttttaaaatGGCAATAATGCCGGCGGCTTCACCTGGTGAAACATGTGATGGAATCTGCCCTGAGGTTTGAGGCCGGGATGAGCTAGGAGAGGTGACAAGAGACGGCGAATACCACGGTGTTGCAGAAGCTTCTGGAGAAGGACGAGATTGTCCTTGTTGCTGTTCTTTTGATCCCCTGGATTTTTAACACAACAATCTTAAAAATACTTACCTGAAACTGTTCCAATACCCAATATACTAACATTGCAAAATCTTAAGACCCAGCACAACTTCATGAGCATAGATCAGGTTCTTTTAATGATTACAACTAAAATTTTTGTTCACCTTAACTATGTTAGCAGCAACTAACTATAAGAGCCATCAATGGTATGCATAAAACAGTAAGTAACTAACAAAAAGCAGAGTTCTTTAATCCCAAACACATAGAAATTGAAATTCTCCAAAACgatcataatcaaaattagatAACAGCATAATCGAGCTGAGGTAAAAGAGGGTAACAAAATCGCATAATCACAAAAATCAGATTCATGAAGTTGATGTTACCAGAAATTGAACATGGTTCGTAGAATCCACCGATCAGCCAAAGTGATGCGATTtcgaaaagaagaagcttgctAATCAGAAGAGCCAATCACTGTTGTTATTCAGCAGATGAAATGATCGAGGAATCGGCAAATTGTCTCAAaatcgtgttttttttttctttttgtcaacgacttttcttcttcgtttgttATCTTGCTAAGTTATACCGTTAATGGGCCTTTATTATTGACCCATAACGGGTGGTCGGGCCGTCAGCCTAATCTATCGTCGTAAATttacttcctttttttttttttgggcaactCGTCGTAAATTTACATGCTTTGCATAAATGACTGAAATGAGCAAtaacataactttttttttttgtcaaatatataacactagataaggcccgcctaaataggcgggCGTAAGATGTAACTGTAATTTTTTatcgataatatttaaattttgaatagtaaaataataatctatacattgttcttgatatataattttgaatagtaaaatagtagttttatgcattttattttattatactcattcaatcttattgatgatatttgaagtcTAAATAGTAACCtacacactttttctttattataatttagtatttatatagaagaaaagaacaaatttttatcttacatattcaattttgtaatacaatttaattatctatttcataaaaaactcgattttaattctacacacttcatcttacttgataatgatttcatgtcaaaataatatatatatgagatcaaatctatatcttagttaatattaaaaattattaacaattaacaaaacataattaataataataaaaaatttgttaataccatacatattaaaaatttgaccaataacatatataaatatttttggttaattttccttttggttaagaaaaataaaatgtaatattttttagatatagacatatgaattagtatatgttaataatgatttattttttagttttctatttctttaagaagaaaaaagttaattgatttcttttttagtatttctatttctttaagaagaaaaaagttaattattttcttacacgTGTCAACATCTGATCGATAGACTTGACACATGGCATAATCCTATGagttagtaattttaaaaaccatactttatataataagatttttgGGGAATAGTATGTTTGAAGtttttgctcaaaaaaaaaaaaaaaagtatgtttaaaattatgtaaaatcatttgaaaaatataatttagtaGAAAACTTTTATTCACGTGTTTGCTAGCTTGGACTTTATGTGTTTCCCTATCAAATGATCTATTGTTGTTGATTGACATACTAgttgaatttcgaaattgtattttatacataatacatCTTTGTAGtcttaaatattatatgtatattaaagTGGACTTTCGAGGTGTTTTGTCAAGGCTAGCCATTTTTCTTAGTACTTGAAAGGTCTAAATTCAATTCGCAAAAGACCAGCAGAGGTTTCCATAGAATTAAATTCAatccatttgatttttttgccCCCGTTTGAGAACAAACATTACAATGGCTTTCTTATTCTCccccaagaaaaaaattggCAATGGGAGATATAAgtgacatttttgttttagctCGACTTGATTGACttctttaaaaatcaaaatcaaataaagctCAAGCCAGCGTAGCTTGTCCGttttaattacaaaagttTAGTCTATTTATGTGAGCCCAATTTTCACGTTCTTTAAACATGTACATCTACGGTGATCTACCCATTATTTCTTCCattcttccaaaaaaaatgtgtgtttttgttgaaatgaTTTGCGGTACTTTTTTACATGGgacagaaaacagaaaatgaaactatGTTAATACTTAATACTATTTATGCGGAAAACACATTGTGAATCGTTTAACTTATTCCTTTCGATTAGTTTAGACTTTAGATCTCTTGTCTTGACACCATATGTAACAACTGTGCTCGGAGATTTTTGTGCTGGGGGTGTCGTTTTTTCACTTCTCTTATTCCTAACTGTGGAAAAAGTagtgagaacaaaaaaaaatagtatgattttttcaaacgttgtaaacaaatataaatatatagaaatgttggacaataatcatcaaatataaaaaaaactagtgGTTACTGGTTAGAATTGAGCAATAATTCAAAGATCATGCATGCATTTGTTATATTATGTGATGTCTCACATTAAATGCAAATGcgaatttgaaaaagaaatgaatgatTAGTTGATCTGGTTTTAATTGATCGTTGACCAGAAGTACATCTGAAAGTACTGTTTCCGTTTACGGACATGGCCAGACCTTTAAAAGCCCCCATTGAATCAGGAGACCTTGTCGGCTTTTAACGGTCAATTCTTTGACTTCTAGAGATACACGGCGTCGTTTTTGGATTCTAGATACAAACACGGCCATGCCGGTCAGCTTTAAGATTGGAAACATTAACACCGCGTAGTTTTATTTGATTGGGTAGAAACACCGCGTAATTTAATGATGACTAAGTCTTGCTTAACATACATAATTCCACATTCGAACACTATCAATGAATGTTTCGGGATATGAGCTATGATACTAGGGACACTAAAATATgatagaaattagaaaatgatGGAACGTAATGATATAACAATTAATGTTCAGATACTGGTAAAATTTACAACAGATATCCATGTTTGGTTAAACAGTGATTTAGTAATAATCAAATGATCTGTTGACAATCACCATCTATATATTATTCgcttaataatttttgtataatcaaatttattgCCACCTAGCAATTTGACAACTACCAAACATTTTACTAAatcgtttttgtttgaatgcTCGTGATGATAACATAAATTTAGAATgtgttattttggttttttgatttggttttttcttttctaaccTAAGACAAGTTCCCATAATGCACAGATAAAACTGCACATGACAtatcgttttttctttctggcCAACAGCACATAACATGATcatgttgaagaagacaactaagaaaatatatgcTATCAAAAGCGGTGAagcacaaacacaaacacaaatcttCCCCATTCTTGTATAAAATGcacatattttatatatgggtttagttttttattttactaaatgtGAGTCTAATTAGTTTCAAAACCCATGATGTATTTAAAACTGAGAAAATCTCATGTCGAAATCCAAACTAATTTATGGAACTAATAGAAATCTGgttatttatggttttgttttgccatTGAAAATGTCTACGAGTAGTCAAGCTGGGAGGTGCAAGATGTTTCTTGAGAAATCTTAGGGAAATGGACCCATAACAAAATTCACAAGAAATTTGCACACCTCAAACAGAAGTCACTAGTTCACTACATTGTAGTTTAGAAACCCGTACGTGACTTTTGCTGGTTTAGacatttgattaaaattacaaacacaACAATCGATCCAAGTTGAATGAAATCCATGAAATTATTTGCAACTTTtcactatataatataacttAAATATTCCTTCAAGGAACTTTCAGTATCTTTacgttaaatttttaaatttgagagATAAGTATCATTTATCTAAAATCTCACAAGCAGAAATAGTTGAAAGCAAAGTTTAAGACATGAAATTGGTTAGTTTCGTGGCTagtcactttttaaaaatagttcACGTATCGTTACGGTTGCAACTATGCGTCAGCAATATGTCTAGCTCTTCTAAGTTTTATATTAATTGACTttat
It encodes the following:
- a CDS encoding Modifier of rudimentary (Mod(r)) protein (Modifier of rudimentary (Mod(r)) protein; CONTAINS InterPro DOMAIN/s: Modifier of rudimentary, Modr (InterPro:IPR009851); BEST Arabidopsis thaliana protein match is: Modifier of rudimentary (Mod(r)) protein (TAIR:AT3G53120.1); Has 35333 Blast hits to 34131 proteins in 2444 species: Archae - 798; Bacteria - 22429; Metazoa - 974; Fungi - 991; Plants - 531; Viruses - 0; Other Eukaryotes - 9610 (source: NCBI BLink).); amino-acid sequence: MFNFWGSKEQQQGQSRPSPEASATPWYSPSLVTSPSSSRPQTSGQIPSHVSPGEAAGIIAILKDKSVDELRKLLSDKDAYQQFLHSLDQVTIQNNIREELRKETLHLARENLEKEPQIVELRNQCRIIRTSELATAQEKLNELENQREEILKFYSPGSLLHRLQDAMNQVDEESEELQQKFMEKDIDTAAFVQKYKKLRSKYHRRALIHLAAKTSSIG
- a CDS encoding Eukaryotic aspartyl protease family protein; the encoded protein is MSHLHTHSVIGVLMEFIIFSFVICSCILFLGRLYFTKVKLGSPPTEFNVQIDTGSDILWVTCSSCSNCPHSSGLGIDLHFFDAPGSLTAGSVTCSDPICSSVFQTTAAQCSENNQCGYSFRYGDGSGTSGYYMTDTFYFDAILGESLVANSSAPIVFGCSTYQSGDLTKSDKAVDGIFGFGKGKLSVVSQLSSRGITPPVFSHCLKGDGSGGGVFVLGEILVPGMVYSPLVPSQPHYNLNLLSIGVNGQMLPLDAAVFEASNTRGTIVDTGTTLTYLVKEAYDLFLNAISNSVSQLVTPIISNGEQCYLVSTSISDMFPSVSLNFAGGASMMLRPQDYLFHYGIYDGASMWCIGFQKAPEEQTILGDLVLKDKVFVYDLARQRIGWASYDCSMSVNVSITSGKDIVNSGQPCLNISTRDILIRLFFSILFGLLLCIFFSLT
- a CDS encoding Eukaryotic aspartyl protease family protein (Eukaryotic aspartyl protease family protein; FUNCTIONS IN: aspartic-type endopeptidase activity; INVOLVED IN: proteolysis; LOCATED IN: endomembrane system; EXPRESSED IN: 22 plant structures; EXPRESSED DURING: 13 growth stages; CONTAINS InterPro DOMAIN/s: Peptidase aspartic (InterPro:IPR021109), Peptidase aspartic, catalytic (InterPro:IPR009007), Peptidase A1 (InterPro:IPR001461), Twin-arginine translocation pathway, signal sequence (InterPro:IPR006311); BEST Arabidopsis thaliana protein match is: Eukaryotic aspartyl protease family protein (TAIR:AT5G22850.1); Has 35333 Blast hits to 34131 proteins in 2444 species: Archae - 798; Bacteria - 22429; Metazoa - 974; Fungi - 991; Plants - 531; Viruses - 0; Other Eukaryotes - 9610 (source: NCBI BLink).) yields the protein MRTLRSLMLAAALAVALAVTGFAASPLPSAYAKYAAGPTKILPLQRAFPLDELVELSELRARDRVRHARILLGGGRQSSVGGVVDFPVQGSSDPYLVGSKMTMLYFTKVKLGSPPTEFNVQIDTGSDILWVTCSSCSNCPHSSGLGIDLHFFDAPGSLTAGSVTCSDPICSSVFQTTAAQCSENNQCGYSFRYGDGSGTSGYYMTDTFYFDAILGESLVANSSAPIVFGCSTYQSGDLTKSDKAVDGIFGFGKGKLSVVSQLSSRGITPPVFSHCLKGDGSGGGVFVLGEILVPGMVYSPLVPSQPHYNLNLLSIGVNGQMLPLDAAVFEASNTRGTIVDTGTTLTYLVKEAYDLFLNAISNSVSQLVTPIISNGEQCYLVSTSISDMFPSVSLNFAGGASMMLRPQDYLFHYGIYDGASMWCIGFQKAPEEQTILGDLVLKDKVFVYDLARQRIGWASYDCSMSVNVSITSGKDIVNSGQPCLNISTRDILIRLFFSILFGLLLCIFFSLT